The nucleotide sequence CGGTGCCGTTCTTCGGGGAGGTCAGGCCGGCCTCGTCCAGGACCCGGGCGAAGGCGCCACGGTGTTCGGCGAGGTCGATCGCTTCCGGCGAGGTGCCCAGGATGGGAACACCTGCGTCGGCAAGCTGCTGTGCCAGCTTCAAGGGGGTTTGGCCGCCAAGCTGCACGAAGACGCCCATGACGCCGCCCGTGCGCTCCTCCGCAGCGATGACCTCGAGGACGTCCTCAAGGGTCAGCGGTTCGAAGTACAGACGCGTGGAAACGTCGTAGTCCGTGGACACAGTCTCCGGGTTGCAGTTGACCATGACGGTCTCGTAGCCGGCCTTGCGCAAGGCCATGGAAGCGTGGACGCAGGAGTAGTCGAACTCGATGCCCTGGCCGATGCGGTTGGGGCCGGAGCCGAGGATGATGACGGAGGGCTTGGAGTGCAGGCCTACTTCGTCCTCCTCATCGTAGGAGGAGTAGTGGTACGGGGTGTAGGCGGCGAATTCGGCGGCGCAGGTGTCCACCGTCTTGTAGACCGGGCGGATGCCCAGGGCCTGGCGAACACCGCGGACCACGGCCTCGTTGTTGTGCGTCAAGGCACCGATCTGCTCGTCGGAGAAGCCGTGGCGCTTGGCGTTGCGCAGCATTTCCTCGGTGAGAACGCCGGCCTTGCGGATTTCCTGGGCAGTCTCATTGAGCAGCTGGAGCTGGTCCAGGAACCAGGGGTCGATCTTGGTGGCTTCGAAAAGGTCCTCAACGGTGGCACCGCCAAGGAGGGCCCGCTGTACCTGGTGCAGACGCTCCGTGGTAGGCCGCTTGGCCTTCTCGATGAGCTCTGCCACTTCGTATTCCGGGACCGAGCTGAAGTCCAGCTGGGAGCCCTTCTGCTCCAATGAACGCAGGGCCTTCTGCAGGGCCTCGGTGAAGTTGCGTCCCATGGCCATCGCTTCGCCCACCGACTTCATGGTGGTGGTCAGCGTGTTGTCTGCTGCCGGGAACTTCTCGAAAGCGAAGCGCGGAACCTTGACAACCACGTAGTCAAGGGTCGGCTCGAAGGAAGCCGGGGTCTTCTGGGTGATGTCGTTCGGAATCTCGTCCAGGGTGTATCCCAGGGAGAGCTTCGTGGCGATCTTGGCGATGGCAAAACCGGTTGCCTTCGAGGCCAGCGCCGAAGAGCGGGAAACGCGCGGGTTCATTTCGATGACCACCACACGGCCCGTGGCGGGGTCGATGGCGAACTGGATGTTGCAGCCACCGGTGTCGACGCCGACTTCGCGGATAACCGCGATGGAGACGTCGCGCAGCTTCTGGTACTCGCGGTCCGTCAGGGTCAGGGCAGGAGCAACCGTGATGGAGTCGCCGGTGTGCACACCGACGGGGTCGAAGTTCTCGATGGAACAGACGACAACGACGTTGTCGTTCTTGTCGCGCATCATCTCGAGTTCGTATTCTTTCCAGCCAAGGATGCTCTCCTCAAGCAGGACCTCGGTGGTGGGGCTGTACTGGAGGCCCTGGCCGACGATGCGGCGGAGGTCGTCCTCGTTGTACGCGAGGCCGGAACCCAGCCCGCCCATGGTGAAGGACGGCCGGACCACCATGGGGTAGCCCAGGTCTTCGGCTGCCTTGAAGGCTTCATCCATGGTGTGGATGATGTGGCTGCGTGCCGACTCGGCGCCGCAACGCTCCACGACGCCCTTGAACTTCTCGCGGTCCTCGCCGAGTTCGATGGCGGCGATGTTGGCACCGATGAGTTCGACGTTGTACTTCTCCAGTACCCCGTTCTTATCCAGGGCGATGGCCGTGTTCAGGGCCGTCTGGCCACCAAGGGTGGGCAGGATGGCGTCCGGGCGCTCCTTGGCGATGATCTTCTCCACCACCTCAGGGGTGATGGGTTCAACGTAGGTGGCATCGGCGAACTCGGGGTCCGTCATGATGGTGGCCGGGTTCGAGTTGACCAGGATGACCCGGAGGCCCTCCTCCTTCAGGACCCGGAGGGCCTGGGTGCCGGAGTAGTCGAACTCGGCCGCCTGGCCAATGACGATGGGACCGGAACCGATGACAAGGACGCTCTTGAGATCTGTACGCTTGGGCATTACTTCTTGTCCTCAGTCTTGGAGTCGTTGTTCTTTGCGGGAGCGGCGGCTTTGGTATCGGCCATGAGGTCGATGAAGCGGTCGAAGAGGTACGCGGCGTCGTGCGGGCCGGCGGCAGCCTCCGGGTGGTACTGGACCGAGAAGGCCGGGATGTCGAGGCAGGCAAGGCCTTCGACGACGTCGTCGTTCAGCGAGACGTGGCTGACCTCCACACGGCCGTAACGCTCCTCCGGCGCCACCGTGG is from Paenarthrobacter nicotinovorans and encodes:
- the carB gene encoding carbamoyl-phosphate synthase large subunit, giving the protein MPKRTDLKSVLVIGSGPIVIGQAAEFDYSGTQALRVLKEEGLRVILVNSNPATIMTDPEFADATYVEPITPEVVEKIIAKERPDAILPTLGGQTALNTAIALDKNGVLEKYNVELIGANIAAIELGEDREKFKGVVERCGAESARSHIIHTMDEAFKAAEDLGYPMVVRPSFTMGGLGSGLAYNEDDLRRIVGQGLQYSPTTEVLLEESILGWKEYELEMMRDKNDNVVVVCSIENFDPVGVHTGDSITVAPALTLTDREYQKLRDVSIAVIREVGVDTGGCNIQFAIDPATGRVVVIEMNPRVSRSSALASKATGFAIAKIATKLSLGYTLDEIPNDITQKTPASFEPTLDYVVVKVPRFAFEKFPAADNTLTTTMKSVGEAMAMGRNFTEALQKALRSLEQKGSQLDFSSVPEYEVAELIEKAKRPTTERLHQVQRALLGGATVEDLFEATKIDPWFLDQLQLLNETAQEIRKAGVLTEEMLRNAKRHGFSDEQIGALTHNNEAVVRGVRQALGIRPVYKTVDTCAAEFAAYTPYHYSSYDEEDEVGLHSKPSVIILGSGPNRIGQGIEFDYSCVHASMALRKAGYETVMVNCNPETVSTDYDVSTRLYFEPLTLEDVLEVIAAEERTGGVMGVFVQLGGQTPLKLAQQLADAGVPILGTSPEAIDLAEHRGAFARVLDEAGLTSPKNGTAVSFEDAKKIADEIGYPVLVRPSYVLGGRGMEIVYDEANLSRYIANATEITPDHPVLIDRFLEDAVEIDVDALFDGTDMYLGGIMEHIEEAGIHSGDSACVLPPITLGNNVIERVRTATRAIAEGVGVRGLINIQFALASDVLYVLEANPRASRTVPFVSKATGVQMAKAAALIGTGVTINQLRSAYKMLPESGDGSTLPLDAPVAVKEAVLPFSRFRTPEGKVVDSLLGPEMRSTGEVMGIDKHFDTAFAKSQAAANNALPTEGKIFVSVANRDKRSVIMGVKRLSDLGFEIVSTGGTADVLRRNGIQATPVRKVAEGSSAEGEGTIADLVIAGEIDMVFNTPSGGEARSDGYELRAAATSIGIPCITTVAEFNAAVQAIEALRTYEWSVTSLQEHAANLSAAMEAAHA